In the Calditrichota bacterium genome, one interval contains:
- a CDS encoding glycosyltransferase family 2 protein, whose amino-acid sequence MPQVSIILPFFNAEKTLLRAISSIADQTLRDIEIIMVDNNSTDKSRTISESQVTKDPRFILISEKKQGVVFASNAGSAIASGKYICRMDADDWSHPDRLERQVQFLEENPDFGVVAGLVEYVGHHENTQGFSRYVDLINSIQTYSQISNRRFIESPIVNPSAMWRKEVADNLGMYRDGKFPEDYELWLRWLGAGIKMHKIPRPVLKWHDSDGRLTRTDRRYSDKAFYEIKTKYLADWLKDNNPHHPNVAVWGASRISRLRARILEKHGVHISCYIDITGKRKLDREVINYKEIPSPKEMFILTYIRQANARIEIQEFLESRGYTEGENYLLIS is encoded by the coding sequence ATGCCACAAGTCTCGATTATCCTCCCCTTTTTTAATGCCGAAAAAACTTTGCTTAGAGCAATATCCAGCATAGCTGATCAAACACTTCGCGATATAGAAATTATCATGGTTGATAATAACTCAACTGATAAAAGCAGAACAATCTCAGAAAGCCAGGTAACGAAGGACCCCAGGTTTATTCTTATTTCAGAAAAGAAGCAGGGCGTTGTTTTTGCTTCTAATGCCGGCTCGGCGATAGCCAGTGGAAAATATATTTGCCGCATGGATGCCGATGATTGGTCGCATCCTGACCGACTGGAAAGGCAGGTGCAATTTTTGGAGGAAAATCCGGATTTTGGCGTTGTGGCAGGTTTGGTAGAATATGTTGGACATCATGAAAATACTCAAGGTTTTTCCCGCTATGTGGATTTGATTAATTCAATTCAAACTTATTCTCAAATTTCAAATCGCAGATTTATTGAATCGCCCATTGTCAATCCATCGGCTATGTGGCGCAAAGAAGTTGCCGATAACCTGGGAATGTACCGTGATGGTAAATTCCCGGAGGATTATGAACTGTGGCTTCGTTGGCTGGGAGCTGGAATTAAAATGCATAAAATTCCCAGGCCTGTTTTAAAATGGCATGATTCGGATGGACGTCTTACCAGAACAGATAGGCGTTATTCAGACAAGGCTTTTTATGAAATTAAAACAAAATACCTGGCTGATTGGTTGAAAGATAATAATCCGCACCATCCGAATGTGGCCGTTTGGGGTGCCAGCAGAATTTCCCGTTTACGTGCCCGGATACTGGAAAAACATGGCGTTCACATATCCTGCTATATTGATATTACCGGCAAACGCAAATTGGACAGAGAAGTAATCAATTATAAAGAAATCCCATCGCCTAAAGAGATGTTTATTTTAACATATATCCGTCAAGCCAATGCCCGGATTGAAATACAGGAGTTTTTAGAAAGCCGCGGTTATACTGAAGGCGAAAACTACTTACTTATTTCTTAA